The Deltaproteobacteria bacterium genome window below encodes:
- a CDS encoding ImmA/IrrE family metallo-endopeptidase, producing the protein MEKNNHFLTPDQILDELGITTPDEIDIEAIAFHCGAIIRYRPLTGCAARIVGNGDNAIITVDSGSSNRERQRFSAAHELGHWMYDRGKISYSCQEAQFVEKWFKHDPESRANSYASNLLLSVSLFKPMVSTFRAIDFNTVKSLARAFTTSLTSTAIRLVEHGPLPAMLVCYSDAGRQWFVRGSYVPDQLWPPEKLEPGAYAYDLLKGGAEREFKGQVSAEAWFDHPIAERYNIQEHSLRTSYGVVLSLLWWKNEQMLIDIDDYEERKAYRKWDE; encoded by the coding sequence ATGGAAAAAAATAATCATTTTTTGACTCCCGACCAGATTTTGGACGAGCTTGGCATTACAACCCCGGATGAAATCGATATTGAGGCAATCGCTTTCCACTGCGGTGCAATTATCCGGTACCGTCCCCTGACCGGTTGTGCCGCCCGCATTGTCGGGAATGGGGACAACGCCATCATTACGGTAGATTCAGGTTCCTCTAACCGCGAAAGACAACGTTTTTCCGCCGCTCACGAGCTCGGACACTGGATGTATGACAGGGGAAAAATCTCCTATAGCTGCCAGGAAGCACAATTCGTAGAAAAGTGGTTCAAGCACGACCCTGAATCGCGGGCAAACAGCTACGCCAGCAATCTCCTGCTCTCTGTCTCGCTTTTTAAGCCAATGGTGTCCACATTCAGGGCAATTGATTTCAACACAGTCAAAAGTTTGGCTAGAGCATTCACCACGAGCTTGACTTCCACAGCGATCCGCCTTGTTGAACACGGACCGCTTCCGGCAATGCTTGTCTGTTACAGCGATGCGGGACGGCAGTGGTTTGTACGCGGTTCATACGTTCCCGATCAACTCTGGCCACCTGAGAAGCTCGAACCGGGCGCGTACGCTTATGATTTGCTTAAAGGTGGAGCGGAGCGTGAGTTTAAGGGGCAAGTTTCAGCAGAAGCATGGTTCGATCACCCGATAGCCGAGCGTTATAACATTCAGGAGCATTCTCTGCGAACAAGCTATGGCGTCGTATTATCTCTTCTTTGGTGGAAGAACGAGCAGATGCTAATTGATATCGACGATTACGAGGAAAGAAAAGCTTACCGCAAGTGGGATGAATAA
- a CDS encoding DUF3892 domain-containing protein produces the protein MEARTNTFYVIDPKTKKRSDVGIVRPAGRAPYLRTYADGEWNNNLLSLDQCPL, from the coding sequence ATCGAGGCGAGAACAAATACGTTTTATGTGATCGATCCCAAAACAAAGAAGCGCTCCGATGTGGGAATCGTGCGTCCGGCTGGAAGAGCACCGTATCTTCGTACATATGCTGACGGAGAATGGAATAACAATTTGCTTTCATTAGATCAATGTCCGCTATGA
- a CDS encoding TM0106 family RecB-like putative nuclease produces the protein MFKLPAYSSACKLCHWHTECTRRLIKEGDLTLIPELGRAMRDVMMDRIRTIHDLARNHPDSFVFGKKTIFPGIGPDTLRKFYERARVQTSDGAGPLLLAPTELPDYELELFFDIEVDPMRDICYLHGFVERRGFDSATEKFIYFFADQPTPQYEKSAFADALDYMRTIRPCAIYYYSKNERTIYRTLQEKYPDICSAEEIEELFDPAHAINLYNDVVIKVMEWPTRDYSIKTLAKYLGFNWSDTHPSGAASIEWFNRWVKIADLDVRQRILDYNEDDCIATRVLLDGIRQLVQP, from the coding sequence ATGTTCAAACTACCGGCCTATAGCAGTGCATGTAAACTTTGCCATTGGCATACCGAATGCACCAGACGGCTCATCAAAGAGGGTGACCTCACTCTGATACCAGAGCTGGGGCGAGCGATGCGCGACGTCATGATGGATCGTATCAGAACGATTCACGATCTTGCCAGAAACCATCCTGATAGTTTTGTTTTCGGCAAAAAGACCATATTTCCCGGCATCGGTCCTGACACGCTCAGAAAGTTTTATGAACGGGCCAGAGTACAGACATCTGATGGAGCTGGCCCCTTGCTGTTAGCTCCCACTGAGCTGCCTGACTATGAGCTGGAGCTGTTTTTTGATATCGAAGTCGATCCCATGCGGGATATATGTTATCTGCACGGTTTCGTCGAGCGGCGCGGTTTCGACAGCGCGACGGAAAAATTTATCTATTTCTTTGCGGATCAACCGACACCACAGTATGAAAAAAGCGCTTTTGCGGATGCACTGGATTATATGCGGACAATACGTCCCTGCGCAATTTATTATTATTCCAAAAATGAACGCACGATTTACCGCACGCTCCAGGAAAAATATCCCGATATTTGCAGCGCCGAGGAAATAGAGGAACTGTTCGACCCTGCGCACGCAATCAATCTTTACAACGACGTTGTAATAAAAGTAATGGAATGGCCCACCAGGGATTACTCTATAAAAACTCTTGCAAAATATCTCGGTTTCAATTGGAGTGATACGCACCCGTCAGGCGCGGCCTCGATTGAATGGTTCAACCGGTGGGTTAAAATCGCCGATCTCGACGTGCGCCAGCGCATCCTTGATTACAACGAGGATGATTGTATCGCAACCCGCGTATTGCTGGATGGTATCAGACAATTAGTTCAACCGTGA
- a CDS encoding DUF2779 domain-containing protein — protein MYLSKTDYLEYLQCPKNLWLKKKKPELYISIPPSDFDLKNFREGQEVEALARNLFSDGYLLNGDPKRLAEQTNELITLKKSPIFQATFITDRGLIAKIDILDSNKRSGCWDIYEVKSSNDIKTDREHNHIKDVTFQALVMRGADIPVGEVYIVHLNKDYIKNGDVDLEELFVKENVSEKIINHYDITKLETDEALELLEYNDIDLSSCPCIYMTRGNHCSSFSVFNPNVPDYSVHDVSRIRSNKIQSLIDSGVVAITDIPDSFQLTDKQRLQVNLETSQKPLIDRESVYQALSQLEYPLYFLDYETFMVAIPILDGYRPHQHMPFQVSIHKIDIDGKLLHFEYLADNIEYATIRLIEFLKEIILPEGTVISWHASFENAINKGLAELHPEHSDFLLDLNNRTFDLEQLFKNDYLHPEFKGRTSIKNVLPVLLPRFSYEDLVIQDGTAAMEGWRKMIFDDIPDSEKEIIKKALLEYCKMDTLAMVEIYNHLKSI, from the coding sequence ATGTATCTATCTAAAACGGACTACTTAGAATATCTTCAGTGCCCTAAGAATCTGTGGCTGAAAAAGAAAAAACCCGAGTTGTATATTTCGATACCACCCTCAGATTTTGATTTAAAGAACTTTCGTGAAGGTCAGGAAGTTGAAGCACTTGCACGCAACTTGTTTTCCGACGGTTATCTTCTCAATGGTGATCCAAAAAGGTTAGCAGAACAAACGAACGAACTAATAACTTTAAAGAAATCACCAATATTTCAAGCGACATTTATCACTGATAGAGGTTTAATAGCAAAAATTGACATTCTAGACTCCAACAAAAGGTCCGGATGCTGGGATATATATGAGGTAAAGTCATCGAATGATATTAAAACCGATAGAGAGCATAACCATATAAAAGATGTTACATTCCAAGCTCTTGTGATGAGAGGTGCGGACATCCCAGTGGGGGAAGTTTATATAGTTCATCTGAATAAAGATTATATAAAAAACGGAGATGTAGATTTGGAAGAACTCTTTGTAAAAGAAAATGTTTCAGAGAAGATTATTAATCATTATGATATAACCAAATTAGAAACCGATGAGGCTTTGGAGCTTCTAGAGTACAATGACATTGACCTGAGTTCATGTCCCTGCATTTATATGACGAGGGGGAATCATTGTTCTTCTTTCAGCGTTTTTAACCCGAATGTTCCGGATTATTCTGTACATGACGTTTCAAGAATTCGTTCTAACAAAATTCAATCCCTGATCGACTCTGGTGTAGTAGCTATCACCGACATTCCGGATAGTTTTCAGCTCACTGATAAGCAAAGATTGCAAGTGAATTTGGAAACATCACAAAAACCCCTCATTGATAGAGAAAGTGTATATCAAGCCTTAAGCCAGTTAGAATACCCGCTCTACTTTTTAGATTATGAAACATTTATGGTGGCTATTCCAATTCTAGATGGGTACAGACCTCATCAGCACATGCCGTTCCAGGTTTCTATTCATAAAATAGATATTGACGGGAAGCTATTACACTTTGAGTATTTAGCGGATAACATTGAGTATGCAACTATCAGACTCATTGAGTTTTTAAAAGAAATTATTTTGCCTGAAGGAACTGTAATTTCATGGCATGCATCATTTGAAAATGCCATCAATAAGGGACTGGCAGAGTTGCATCCTGAACATAGTGATTTTCTGCTCGACCTAAATAACAGAACTTTTGACTTGGAACAACTCTTTAAAAATGATTATTTACATCCTGAATTTAAGGGAAGAACATCTATAAAGAATGTATTACCTGTCCTATTGCCACGGTTCTCTTATGAAGATCTTGTTATTCAGGATGGGACAGCTGCAATGGAGGGTTGGCGAAAAATGATTTTCGACGATATCCCAGACAGCGAAAAAGAAATTATAAAGAAGGCGCTTTTAGAATATTGTAAAATGGACACATTAGCAATGGTTGAAATTTACAACCACCTGAAGTCTATTTAG
- a CDS encoding tyrosine-type recombinase/integrase, translated as MASLFSKKGVWYGVFTVNYKQKWIKIGRMSKTAAKEVLRKLEEEHDRKKFGIIDEKQVPFENYAREYLDYSRTNKAEKSYERDKTSMHTLLRFFRSIHLPRLKSRHIENMKTKRLAEGVSPRTVNIELRCLSHMLNKAVEWGYIRESPFKNIKLLTYEKKPPRFLTKEEVSKLLEASTLWSKPIFIVMLNTGIREGERRRLKFEDIDFENKRILVRSSKTKDFRSIPMNEETEKTLKWLTKNYIPPHTNVSYPRKEHQIEYVFCSEDGSPVLSIKTSLANACRKAGLKGVSPHTLRHTFASHLVMSGVDLRTVQRLLGHKNISTTMMYSHLTEDHLARGVEKLSWVEKKGEDCL; from the coding sequence GTGGCTTCCTTATTCTCTAAGAAAGGGGTTTGGTACGGCGTCTTTACTGTAAATTATAAACAGAAGTGGATAAAAATAGGACGGATGTCTAAAACCGCCGCAAAAGAAGTTCTCAGAAAACTTGAAGAAGAACATGACAGAAAGAAATTCGGCATCATAGATGAAAAACAGGTTCCATTTGAAAACTATGCGCGTGAATATCTTGATTACTCAAGGACGAACAAGGCAGAAAAAAGTTATGAGCGAGATAAAACCAGTATGCATACGCTTCTTAGGTTCTTTCGATCGATTCATCTTCCAAGACTTAAATCTCGGCATATTGAGAATATGAAGACAAAAAGATTGGCTGAGGGTGTATCACCCAGAACCGTTAACATTGAGTTGAGGTGTTTGTCTCACATGCTCAACAAGGCGGTAGAGTGGGGCTACATCAGGGAAAGTCCCTTTAAGAACATAAAACTGCTTACCTATGAAAAAAAGCCTCCACGGTTTCTGACAAAAGAAGAAGTATCTAAATTACTTGAGGCTTCAACTCTCTGGTCTAAGCCTATTTTCATTGTCATGCTAAATACTGGCATTCGAGAAGGAGAGCGCAGAAGGCTAAAATTCGAAGATATTGATTTTGAAAATAAACGAATACTTGTCAGGTCTTCAAAAACGAAAGACTTCAGATCAATTCCTATGAATGAAGAGACTGAAAAGACGCTTAAATGGCTCACGAAGAACTACATACCACCTCATACAAACGTTTCATATCCACGAAAAGAACATCAAATAGAGTATGTATTCTGTAGTGAAGACGGTTCTCCTGTCTTATCCATAAAGACATCGCTTGCTAATGCTTGTAGGAAAGCGGGGCTAAAAGGTGTCTCGCCGCACACATTACGCCATACCTTTGCATCTCACCTGGTAATGTCTGGAGTTGATTTGAGGACTGTGCAGAGATTGTTGGGTCATAAGAATATTAGTACTACGATGATGTATTCTCATTTGACGGAAGATCATTTGGCGAGGGGTGTGGAGAAATTGAGTTGGGTTGAAAAAAAAGGTGAGGATTGCCTATAA
- a CDS encoding TonB-dependent receptor: protein MTALTINPFKKTLSKNFILFVVFTGLWVAGTRGSYSQVVSPDNEEALDPVVVTGTAYPTTLGRSTASVTVITREEIEARRADTVSELLQRVPGLYVDQPASRGGVTSVYIRGGDPNFTLVLIDGVKVNDPTNSRGGSFDFSTLSTDNIERIEVVRDPMSSIYGSDALSGVINIITKKGKGKTRISPEFSGGRYGQYRFLAGMSGSPDILSYSFTGSYIDEGEQVEGSKFKSPTFNANLGLFSTDTVEINSTLRYSHIDSSSFPDDSGGPEFAVIRSVDERNIDQFLLGIKLVHVPFEWWDYEVKFGFYYNKEKFSSPGVAPGIRDPLGIPPNESDTKFSRYDVNLINRFSLYDTLDLVAGFETEIDDGSGSGTLFGEIPVSTGFDLNRYILSPYLELHWAMLEDLTLVLGSRVDFPKDFDSEFSPRVGVSYKIKATDTILRANWGEGFKLPSFFALSNPIVGNPGLDPEKSRSIDLGINQFIWDGRVEALLNFYYSEYQNLIDFDEGPPPRLVNRSRVTIKGFEFIIEAESWKKLKLNGNLTYAASDIKGTNEVLRNRPRWWGGFSILFRPTRVFDINIDALFVGKVFDSSIPTGDVTLDSYSVFDLAATWNPHKKMRIFLAVDNLFNERYEQFVGFPAPGISPRAGVKLTF from the coding sequence TTGACTGCTTTGACGATTAATCCATTCAAAAAAACTCTGAGTAAGAATTTCATTTTATTTGTTGTGTTTACTGGTCTCTGGGTCGCAGGCACAAGAGGCTCCTACAGCCAGGTTGTATCTCCGGATAACGAAGAGGCCCTCGACCCTGTAGTGGTAACCGGAACGGCTTACCCGACTACTCTCGGGAGAAGCACTGCGAGTGTAACTGTTATTACACGGGAGGAAATAGAAGCGCGGCGTGCCGATACTGTCTCAGAGCTCCTTCAGCGGGTGCCGGGTCTTTATGTAGATCAGCCGGCGTCGCGTGGCGGCGTAACCTCCGTTTACATACGCGGAGGAGATCCGAATTTTACACTTGTCCTGATAGACGGCGTAAAGGTCAACGACCCTACGAACAGCCGCGGCGGTTCATTTGATTTCTCAACCCTGAGTACAGATAATATCGAGAGAATTGAGGTCGTACGCGACCCTATGTCTTCGATCTACGGCTCAGACGCCCTAAGTGGTGTTATCAACATCATCACCAAAAAGGGGAAGGGCAAAACTCGAATCAGTCCTGAATTCTCAGGGGGACGGTACGGACAGTACCGATTTCTAGCTGGTATGTCGGGCTCGCCCGATATATTGAGTTATTCATTCACAGGCTCCTATATTGACGAAGGAGAGCAGGTTGAAGGGAGTAAATTCAAAAGCCCCACGTTCAATGCGAACCTCGGACTGTTTAGCACGGACACCGTAGAGATAAATTCCACGTTGAGGTATTCGCATATCGACAGCTCCAGTTTTCCTGATGATAGCGGGGGGCCTGAATTCGCCGTTATACGCTCGGTAGATGAGCGGAATATCGATCAATTTCTGTTGGGGATTAAGCTCGTCCACGTGCCTTTCGAGTGGTGGGATTATGAGGTCAAATTCGGATTCTACTACAATAAGGAAAAATTTTCCTCTCCAGGCGTGGCGCCTGGTATTCGCGATCCTCTCGGGATACCGCCGAATGAATCCGACACCAAATTCTCACGATATGATGTTAACCTGATAAACAGATTCTCCCTTTACGATACATTGGACCTTGTAGCAGGTTTTGAAACTGAGATAGACGACGGTTCAGGCAGCGGGACGTTATTCGGAGAAATTCCCGTATCTACGGGATTCGACCTTAACAGATACATTCTGTCGCCGTATCTGGAGTTGCACTGGGCTATGCTTGAGGACCTAACTCTGGTATTGGGCTCACGGGTCGATTTTCCCAAGGACTTCGACTCCGAGTTCAGTCCGAGAGTAGGAGTTTCTTATAAGATCAAAGCGACCGATACGATTCTAAGGGCTAACTGGGGAGAGGGATTCAAGCTCCCCAGTTTTTTCGCACTCTCAAATCCTATAGTCGGAAACCCCGGGCTTGATCCTGAGAAGAGCAGAAGCATCGATCTGGGTATTAATCAGTTTATCTGGGATGGGAGGGTCGAGGCCTTGCTAAATTTTTATTATAGTGAATATCAGAATCTAATTGATTTTGATGAAGGACCTCCCCCGAGGCTTGTAAACCGCTCACGAGTAACTATCAAGGGTTTCGAATTCATAATTGAGGCCGAGTCTTGGAAGAAGCTGAAGCTGAACGGGAATCTGACATATGCGGCCAGCGATATAAAAGGGACGAATGAGGTGCTCAGAAACCGCCCGAGATGGTGGGGAGGATTCTCTATTTTATTTCGGCCGACAAGGGTATTTGACATCAATATAGACGCACTTTTTGTAGGTAAAGTATTTGATTCTTCGATCCCTACAGGGGATGTGACTCTCGATTCTTATTCTGTATTTGATCTTGCTGCTACATGGAATCCTCATAAAAAGATGAGAATTTTTCTGGCTGTAGACAATCTTTTTAATGAACGATACGAACAGTTTGTCGGATTTCCAGCGCCGGGAATAAGTCCGAGAGCCGGGGTCAAACTTACATTCTGA